GGGATGATTTGACGTAAGTCCAAGTGGGCAGAGCCGGGATCGAACCGGCGACACCAGGATTTTCAGTCCTGTGCTCTACCAGCTGAGCTATCTGCCCTTGAGCGATTCAAGAGAAGTCATGGTACGAGGTTGAAGGAGGCCTGTCAATGGGCTGATTCCGTTGAGACGTAGTGATCGTGCTTCAGGTCATCATGGTTCTTAGGCATCGTCACCGTTGTGCGACCGAAACGATCGCTTGAGCATCGATCGAGCCCCGAAACGCTGACAAGGAACCGGCTGGAATGGCTGGCGAAAGGAACCGTGGTCAGTCGCATAACAGACGGACAGGGGAGACAACCAGAGGGTTCAGTGGAAACCAAAGGAGCGGTTCCAGCGCAGAAGATCCGCATAGACTCGAGTGACGGAACACCATGACACGGCTGGTCTAACTCAGCGGCCGAATGGGGTGAGTTAAAGCATTCCGCAATGAGCCTCTCGGGTCTGAAATGCCTTGAAAATGGAGCCATCCAGAAGGCATCAACGCACGTTGAGAGATGACGATCGAGGAAGCCGAAACCGCTGGATGGTTGACACTCGGCGAGGACTCGGTAGAATCGTGCCATCACACCCGCGAGTCGGGCGCATAGCTCAGTTGGTCAGAGCGCACCCCTGATAAGGGTGAGGTCCCAGGTTCGAATCCTGGTGCGCCCATTCAAGCCATTCACCAACTCATCATCCCTTAAACGGGATCTTCTCAAGCCCCACCTGGGGCTTTTTTCGTGGTTCAGCATTCGATCGATCGACGCGATCGTGCGAGAACCGCAGGCGATTGAGACCAGCGCAGCAAACAGGACCGAGCGTTCGTCACGAACGGTCGGCCCTGGCGTGGGATTGGATGGAGTTCGGCCGGAGCCGATCAGTCCTCATCCTCGTCGTCGTCGATCTCGTCCTCGTCGTCGATCTCGTCCTCGTCCTCGTCGGGCTCGGAGTCGACTTCAAGCTCGGCGTCGGGGACGGCCTTGGGGGGAGGAGGGGTGGTGCGGGTGATCGAAGCTCCGAGGCCGGGGGCGTCGTCGGGCATCGGTTCCTTGGCCTTCTGAACGAAGTAGGTGCCTTTGCCCTTGGCGTTCAGTTCCTCGGCCTTGGCTTCGGCTTCGGCTTTTTGAGAGAAGTCGAAGGTGGCGACAGTCTTGAAGGCGTCGCTGACGACGTTCCAGACAATGCGCATACGAGCGGCCGGCTTGGCGGCCTTGGTCGTCTTGGCCTTGCTCTTGGCGGGAGCCTTTTTCTTTTTCGGCTTCCGCTCAACCTCCTCGTCGTCATCCGTGTCATCGACGATGGCGGCGGCGTCATCCTCGACGGGGTCGAGGTCTTCGGCAGCCTCATACTGACGACGCAATTCCAAACGATTTTTCGGCTTGCCGGCCATGGGCATGATCCTTCGTCGGGGCGATGGCCACTACAGTCGGCGATCAGAAGGCGAGCGGCACGGATTCGGCGTCCGGATACCGTTGGCCAACACGTTTCAGCGGGCATTCTAACCAAGCAAGAGCGTGATTGCCTAGGCACCCCGACCGCCGGTTCAGGCGGCTCGACCCAGCCACCGACCGACGTGTTCCAGAAGCACTTCGGGATGATACGGTTTGGTCAGGTAGTGATCGATTCCCAGCAATCGCAAGGCGATTTCGTGTTCGTTCAGCACCGCGGCGCTGCAGATGATTACCGGATGCTGCGGCCATCGACCTCGCAGGCATCGGCAGACATCGACCCCTGAGAGCCGGGGTAAATTCAAATCGACCAGCGCGAGGTCGAACGGGCCATCCTCGTCGATTCGCCGCAGCGCCTCGGGGCCGTCGGCGGCCTCAACCACGGAAAAGCCCGAGCTTTGCAAGAACTGTGAGACGAGGGTACGCAACAGGTCCTCGTCTTCGACGAGCAGTAGCGTGCCGTCGCGATCCGTCGGCATCGGCGATCCCTCCTTGGAGCATCCTTGCCCCAGGCGGTACTCTAGCGACCGAAGCGATCCGCGCCCACTCGGGAATCTCAAAAGGGCGTGCGCCGACCATTGATCCGACCCGCTGCCACGGGTTTTCCCGCCCTGGTCACACCACCCTCGAATCGGCCCGGTGCGTGATCGAAACCGAGACCGCGAGGTGCCCCGGAGGACCTGGGAGGTTCGGGAAACGGTCCGGATGAAGCTCGTCTGCCTGATCCGAGGTCGTCCGAGGCCGACGATCGACCCCGAGAACCTGGCAGAGCCAGGCGATGACCACATGCTTCGTCACGCTCAGGCCGAGCAAGCCGGCCAGCGTGCCGAATCGAAAGAGCCAGAGATTCAGCGCGACACCCGCCACCACGATCAACAGGGCAGTCACGCTCAATTGAAACGGCAAGCGTTGCATGACTGTATTATGGGCCTCTCCGGGCCGACCGGAAAGGGAGCGACTGGAACGAGATCGGCCCTCAGACTACAATTCGTCGCGCATGGTCGGCCTCATCGTCCTTTGGTGTTTGCAGGCGCCGCGAACCTCGTGGGAACGAGCATCAAACCGAAGGCCGGGCCGCCATGCGATCCGAACCAAGACGCCTCGAATGGCGTCTGGTCAATCTGTTGACGTTGCCGTTTCCGTCCGATCCGCCGCCCGACGCGGCTCCGGGCCTCAACGCCCCCGTCCCTCGCCGAAGTCAGGGCAACCGACCCATGCCGACCCCACCACGCCCGACTCCCGATCGCCTCGAATGGTCGATCCCGATCGATCCGGTCTTGCAGCAAGAGCTGGAACGTCACGTCCTGGTCACGAGCTGGGACAAGCTGCTCGGCATGGTCGACACCGTCTATAACTGGGGGAGGCGATCGGCCCTTTGGCCCCTTGGCTTCGGCCTGGCCTGCTGCGCCATTGAGATGATCTGCACCGCCAGCAGCCGGTTCGACATCGCCCGGTTCGGAGCCGAGGTCTTCCGAGGCAGCCCCCGTCAGGCCGACGTGATGATCGTCTCCGGCACCGTCACCAAGACGATGATGCCGGTCATCGCCCGCCTCTACGACCAGATGCCCGAGCCGAAATACGTCATCAGCATGGGGGCCTGTGCCTCCGGCGGTGGGCCGTTCAAGGAAGGGTACAACGTCGTCTCGGGAATCGACAAGTATCTTCCCGTCGATGTCTATGTCCCCGGCTGCCCGCCGACTCCGCAGGCGCTCCTGAATGGCCTGATCACGCTCCAGAAGAAGATCGACGGCGAGCGCCTCGACATCCCCGCGATCGGTCGCAAGGGGAACACCCCCTGGTACGATCCCGAGGTCGAGCGTGACATCCCCGTGCCCGTCCTCGGCCCCGACCTGATCGACGTCCGCACCCTCGAACTGACGGCCGAGCGCACCGCCGCCGGTCTGATTGAGGCCCGGGAGGCGACCCTCGAACGCCCCTTGAAAATCCCCGCGCCTCAGCCCGAAGCTCCCGAGCCTGAGGCAGAACCTGAAGCCCCCGCCAAGCCCGACGCCTCCGCCCCCCGGCCGATGAGCAAGATCGATTTGATCCGCGCCAAAGCCCGCGGCGAGGCCATTCCCGAAGGAGCCGAGGCCGCCGCCGCTCCCGCCGCGAAGAAGCCCGCCGGCAAGCCCGCAAAGAAGGTCAAGGTGGCCGAGGCCCGCCCGAGCCTTGTCTGGCTCGGAGACTCGGCTTTGAAGGAGCTGGCCGACCGCCTCAATGCCGAATTCGGCGACGGCACCGCGACGATCATCCGCGCCGCCCTCCTGATTCCCGCCGAGAAACTGCTCGACGTGGCCAGATTCCTCCGCGACCGCAACCCGATCCGCTACGACTACCTCGCGAGCCTCCAGAGCGTCCACTACGACGACTGCATCGAGGTCGTCTACCAAGTCGACAGTATCGAAACCCCCGGCTCGTTGATCGCCCTCCGCGTGCGAACCAGCGAGGCCGAAGGGGCAGGGGAGGTCCCCTCGGTCGTCTCCGTCTGGCCCGGGGCCGATTTCCAGGAGCGCGAAGTCTACGACATGATGGGCGTCCGCTTCACCGGGCACCCGAACCTGACGCGCATCCTCATGTGGGAAGGCTTCGCCTATTACCCGCTCCGCAAGGATTACCTTGAACCGTACTACGAAGGCCCGGCCAAGGTCTTTCCGAGCCGCATCGAGGACGGCCA
The DNA window shown above is from Tautonia marina and carries:
- a CDS encoding response regulator codes for the protein MPTDRDGTLLLVEDEDLLRTLVSQFLQSSGFSVVEAADGPEALRRIDEDGPFDLALVDLNLPRLSGVDVCRCLRGRWPQHPVIICSAAVLNEHEIALRLLGIDHYLTKPYHPEVLLEHVGRWLGRAA